One stretch of Streptomyces agglomeratus DNA includes these proteins:
- a CDS encoding MarR family winged helix-turn-helix transcriptional regulator, translating to MTTKATKATQTPKDPVDAITAQWAEVRPDLDTAPMAVFGRVYRIARAMGDRIEKAYGRFGISRGEFDVLATLRRSGEPYTLSPRQLSATLMLTTGGMTGRLDKLERAGLLSRSPDPHDRRGLRVTLSERGLAIVDEAVAAGLEIQHEALAGLGDEQVEQLQGLLRQLLAGSTRP from the coding sequence ATGACGACCAAGGCGACCAAGGCGACCCAGACCCCCAAGGACCCCGTCGACGCCATCACCGCCCAGTGGGCCGAGGTACGCCCCGACCTCGACACCGCCCCGATGGCCGTCTTCGGCCGCGTCTACCGCATCGCGCGCGCCATGGGCGACCGCATCGAGAAGGCGTACGGCCGGTTCGGGATCTCCCGGGGCGAGTTCGACGTCCTCGCGACGCTGCGCCGCTCCGGTGAGCCGTACACCCTCTCACCGCGCCAGCTCTCCGCGACGCTGATGCTCACCACCGGCGGGATGACGGGCCGGCTCGACAAGCTGGAGCGGGCCGGGCTGCTCAGCCGCAGCCCCGATCCGCACGACCGGCGGGGGCTGCGGGTCACGCTCTCCGAGCGCGGCCTGGCGATCGTCGACGAGGCCGTGGCGGCGGGCCTGGAGATCCAGCACGAGGCGCTCGCGGGGCTCGGCGACGAGCAGGTGGAGCAGCTCCAGGGGCTGCTGCGGCAACTGCTGGCCGGATCGACCCGGCCCTAG
- a CDS encoding EamA family transporter has translation MNRAGTIALTALAPVSWGSTYAVTTEFLPPDRPLFTGLMRALPAGLVLLAVARTLPRGVWWGKAVALGALNIGAFFPLLFLSAYRLPGGMAAVFGSLGPLWVAGLAVLLLSEKPTVRTLLTGIAAALGVSLVVLRATAELDTIGVLAALASSASMAAGTVLTKRWGRPEGVGPLVMTGWQLTAGGLLIAPVAFLVEGAPPVLDGRAVAGYLYLALVNTAVAYWLWFRGIGRLTATSVTFLGPLSPLTAAVIGWAALGEALTPVQLLGMAIAFGATLLGQMRGSRRGSGGDTGDQKFSKTERIDRKDSMDLMDSAVRR, from the coding sequence ATGAACCGTGCCGGGACAATCGCTCTCACCGCGCTCGCCCCCGTTTCGTGGGGCTCGACGTACGCCGTCACCACCGAGTTCCTGCCGCCGGACCGGCCGCTGTTCACCGGACTGATGCGCGCTCTGCCCGCCGGGCTCGTGCTGCTGGCCGTCGCCAGGACGCTGCCGCGCGGCGTCTGGTGGGGGAAGGCCGTGGCGCTCGGGGCGCTGAACATCGGGGCGTTCTTCCCGCTGCTCTTCCTCTCCGCGTACCGGCTGCCAGGAGGGATGGCGGCGGTGTTCGGGTCGCTCGGGCCGCTGTGGGTGGCCGGCCTCGCGGTGCTGCTGCTGAGCGAGAAGCCCACGGTACGCACGCTGTTGACCGGGATCGCGGCGGCGCTCGGCGTGAGCCTGGTGGTGCTGCGCGCGACCGCCGAGCTGGACACGATCGGAGTGCTGGCGGCGCTGGCGTCGTCCGCCTCGATGGCGGCCGGCACCGTACTGACCAAGCGCTGGGGCCGCCCCGAGGGCGTGGGCCCGCTGGTCATGACCGGCTGGCAGCTGACCGCGGGCGGGCTGCTCATCGCGCCGGTCGCGTTCCTGGTGGAGGGCGCTCCGCCGGTGCTGGACGGGCGGGCCGTCGCCGGATACCTCTACCTGGCGCTGGTGAACACGGCGGTCGCGTACTGGCTGTGGTTCCGGGGCATCGGCCGGCTCACCGCGACGTCGGTGACCTTCCTCGGCCCGCTGTCCCCGCTGACGGCGGCGGTCATCGGGTGGGCGGCGCTGGGGGAGGCGCTGACGCCCGTGCAGCTGCTGGGGATGGCGATCGCGTTCGGGGCGACGCTGCTGGGTCAGATGAGGGGGTCGCGGAGGGGGTCCGGCGGTGACACCGGCGACCAAAAGTTCAGTAAAACTGAACGAATTGATCGAAAAGATTCGATGGACCTGATGGATAGTGCGGTGCGACGGTAG
- a CDS encoding DMT family transporter, translated as MARGEGPGGSPGGAANAERAAALGLVLAAVATVVWSGSFVASRALHDSVPPVQAAFWRWIVAIVAVAPFAAREAWRQRALLRRHLGFVTLASLLGVSVYNTLVNQAGLSTSAGNMGMIMAASPVLMALYERLGGARLGARRTTGMLVACAGVLLLVGKGSLAMDFAAGDLWMLAAAVCFASYSALLRRKPAGIGGPAFLFATFVLGALMLLPAYAVSLALQGGFEPTAGTVGPLVYVGVFSSAVAFFAWNKAIALIGAARAGVVYYLQPVCVVLLSFALLGETTGPTQIVCMVLILGGVMLGAGRGR; from the coding sequence GTGGCCCGAGGAGAGGGCCCCGGCGGCTCCCCCGGCGGCGCCGCGAACGCGGAGAGGGCCGCGGCCCTCGGTCTCGTCCTCGCCGCCGTCGCGACGGTCGTCTGGTCCGGCAGCTTCGTCGCCTCCCGCGCCCTGCACGACTCCGTCCCGCCGGTCCAGGCCGCCTTCTGGCGCTGGATCGTGGCCATCGTCGCGGTGGCGCCGTTCGCGGCGCGTGAGGCGTGGCGTCAACGGGCCCTGCTCCGACGTCATCTGGGCTTCGTCACTCTGGCCTCGCTCCTCGGTGTGAGCGTCTACAACACCCTCGTCAACCAGGCCGGGCTCTCCACGTCGGCCGGCAACATGGGCATGATCATGGCCGCCTCGCCGGTCCTGATGGCCCTGTACGAACGTCTGGGCGGCGCCCGGCTCGGCGCCCGCCGCACCACCGGGATGCTGGTGGCCTGCGCCGGGGTACTCCTTCTGGTCGGCAAGGGCTCGCTCGCCATGGACTTCGCCGCCGGGGACCTGTGGATGCTGGCGGCGGCGGTCTGCTTCGCCTCGTACAGCGCGCTGCTGCGCCGCAAGCCGGCCGGGATCGGCGGACCGGCCTTTCTGTTCGCTACGTTCGTGCTCGGCGCGCTGATGCTTTTGCCGGCGTACGCCGTCAGCCTCGCGCTCCAGGGCGGCTTCGAGCCGACGGCGGGAACGGTCGGACCGCTGGTGTACGTGGGTGTCTTCTCGTCGGCGGTCGCCTTCTTCGCCTGGAACAAGGCGATCGCGCTGATCGGTGCGGCGAGGGCGGGCGTCGTCTACTACCTCCAGCCGGTGTGCGTGGTGCTGCTGTCCTTCGCCCTGCTGGGTGAGACGACGGGCCCGACGCAGATCGTGTGCATGGTGCTGATCCTCGGCGGAGTGATGCTGGGGGCGGGACGGGGGCGGTGA
- a CDS encoding LysR family transcriptional regulator, producing MIEWDIKKLRILRTLRDRGTVTATAEALLMTPSAVSQQLSNLGKQLGVPLLEAHGRRVRLTDAAHLVLRHAEVVFAQLEQADAELTGYVRGEAGEVRVGAFSTAVPALVVPAVQRLRATHPALEVRVREAEAAEAYELLAGGAVDLALSLAAHAPTARDLQLARVPLLADPMDVALPAGHPLAAAPGLRLADLSGEPWIFGGSGPWSEITRHACEAAGFVPEQAHSAAGWTAILAMVEAGMGVALVPRMAAAERRTGVVMRVLSADQPQRHVVAAVRRGAEAGPAVARVLSALREVATARPV from the coding sequence ATGATCGAGTGGGACATCAAGAAGCTGCGGATCCTGCGGACCCTGCGGGACAGGGGGACCGTGACCGCGACGGCCGAGGCGCTGCTGATGACGCCGTCGGCCGTTTCGCAGCAACTGTCGAACCTCGGCAAACAGCTCGGCGTACCCCTGCTGGAGGCGCACGGGCGGCGGGTGCGGCTGACGGACGCCGCCCACTTGGTGCTGCGGCACGCCGAGGTGGTGTTCGCCCAACTGGAGCAGGCCGACGCCGAGTTGACGGGCTACGTGCGCGGCGAGGCGGGGGAGGTGCGGGTCGGGGCGTTCTCGACCGCCGTGCCCGCGCTGGTCGTACCGGCGGTGCAGCGCCTGCGTGCGACGCATCCCGCGCTGGAGGTGCGCGTGCGGGAGGCGGAGGCGGCGGAGGCGTACGAGCTGCTGGCGGGCGGGGCGGTGGACCTGGCGCTGTCACTCGCGGCGCACGCCCCGACCGCCCGGGACCTCCAGCTGGCCCGCGTCCCGCTGCTGGCGGACCCGATGGACGTGGCGCTCCCGGCGGGACACCCGCTGGCGGCGGCGCCGGGGCTGAGGCTGGCGGACCTTTCGGGCGAGCCGTGGATCTTCGGCGGGAGCGGGCCGTGGTCGGAGATCACCCGCCACGCGTGCGAGGCGGCGGGCTTCGTACCGGAACAGGCGCACAGCGCCGCCGGCTGGACGGCGATCCTGGCCATGGTCGAGGCGGGGATGGGCGTGGCGCTGGTGCCGCGCATGGCGGCGGCGGAGCGGCGTACGGGCGTGGTGATGCGGGTCCTGAGCGCGGACCAGCCCCAGCGCCACGTCGTGGCGGCGGTACGCCGGGGCGCGGAGGCGGGGCCGGCGGTGGCCCGCGTGCTCTCGGCCCTGCGCGAGGTGGCGACCGCGCGGCCGGTGTGA
- the alc gene encoding allantoicase gives MTTTTTAAQAGDPHANDAAPYGGGDPYADYRGGDFPFTELVDLADRRLGAGVVAANDEFFAERENLLVRERAVFDPEHFGHKGKIMDGWETRRRRGADGAQPFPAPDDHDWAIVRLGAPGVIRGIVVDTAHFRGNYPQRVSIQATAVEGSPSPERLLAADVKWEEIVPVTPVRGHAANGFEISSGRRYTHIRLCQHPDGGVARLRVHGEVVPDPEWLDLLGTVDLVSVLNGGVYEDASDKFYSSPTQIILPGTSRKMDDGWENRRRRVRDTNDWVRFRLVAQGAIRAVEIDTAYLKGNSAGWIALSGRNGESGEWFEIIPRTKLQPDTLHRFKLPAQAVATHVRLDAFPDGGVARMRLHGALTEQGAAELRARFEDVAGQ, from the coding sequence ATGACGACGACCACCACTGCCGCGCAAGCCGGAGATCCGCACGCCAACGACGCCGCTCCCTACGGGGGAGGCGACCCGTACGCCGACTACCGGGGTGGGGACTTCCCCTTCACCGAGCTCGTCGACCTGGCCGACCGGCGCCTGGGAGCCGGGGTCGTCGCCGCCAACGACGAGTTCTTCGCCGAGCGCGAGAACCTCCTCGTCCGCGAGCGTGCCGTCTTCGACCCGGAGCACTTCGGGCACAAGGGCAAGATCATGGACGGCTGGGAGACCCGCCGACGGCGCGGCGCCGACGGGGCGCAGCCCTTTCCGGCGCCCGACGACCACGACTGGGCCATCGTCCGTCTCGGCGCGCCCGGCGTCATCCGCGGCATCGTCGTCGACACCGCCCACTTCCGCGGCAACTACCCGCAGCGCGTGAGCATTCAGGCCACCGCCGTGGAGGGTTCGCCCAGCCCCGAGCGGCTGCTCGCGGCTGACGTGAAGTGGGAGGAGATCGTTCCGGTGACGCCCGTGCGCGGACACGCCGCCAACGGGTTCGAGATCAGCAGCGGGCGCCGCTACACGCACATCCGGCTCTGCCAGCACCCCGACGGCGGCGTGGCCCGCCTCCGCGTGCACGGCGAAGTCGTGCCCGACCCCGAGTGGCTCGACCTGCTCGGCACCGTCGACCTCGTCTCCGTACTCAACGGGGGTGTGTACGAAGACGCTTCCGACAAGTTCTACTCGTCGCCGACGCAGATCATCCTGCCGGGGACCTCGCGGAAGATGGACGACGGCTGGGAGAACCGGCGCCGCCGTGTCCGCGACACCAACGACTGGGTGCGGTTCCGCCTCGTCGCGCAGGGCGCGATCCGTGCCGTCGAGATCGACACGGCGTACCTCAAGGGGAACTCGGCCGGCTGGATCGCGCTGAGCGGGCGCAACGGCGAGAGCGGTGAGTGGTTCGAGATCATCCCGCGCACCAAACTCCAGCCCGACACGCTGCACCGCTTCAAGCTCCCAGCGCAGGCCGTGGCGACCCACGTCCGCCTCGACGCGTTCCCCGACGGCGGCGTCGCCCGGATGCGGCTGCACGGGGCGCTCACCGAGCAGGGGGCGGCGGAGCTGCGGGCGCGGTTCGAGGACGTGGCCGGCCAGTAG
- the pepN gene encoding aminopeptidase N, which produces MPGTNLTREEAQQRASLLTVDAYEIELDLSGAQEGGTYRSVTTVRFESAKAGAETFIDLVAPAVHQVVLNGKSLDVAAVFRDSRIALKHLEAGRNELKVVADCAYTNTGEGLHRFVDPVDQQAYLYTQFEVPDARRVFASFEQPDLKATFQFTVKAPSGWTVISNSPTPEAPQDDVWVFEPTPRISTYITALIVGPYHSVHSSYENANGQSVPLGIYCRPSLAEFLDADDIFDVTRQGFDWFQEKFDYAYPFAKYDQLFVPEFNAGAMENAGAVTIRDQYIFRSRTTDAAYERRAETILHELAHMWFGDLVTMEWWNDLWLNESFATYTSVACQAHAEGSKWPHAWTTFANSEKTWAYRQDQLPSTHPIMAEIRDLDDVLVNFDGITYAKGASVLKQLVAYVGQDEFFKGVQAYFKAHAFGNTRLPDLLGALEKTSGRDLKTWSKAWLETAGINILRPEIATDADGNITSFAVRQEAPALPAGAKGTSTLRPHRIAVGCYDLDGAGKLVRTNRIEMDVDAAELTEVPFPAGTPRPAVILLNDDDLSYAKVRLDADSLAMVTAHIGDFAESLPRALCWSAAWDMTRDGELATRDYLALVLSGIGKESDIGVVQSLHRQAKLAVELYAAPQWRETGLARWTAATLEHLRAAEPGSDHQVAWARAFAATARTDEQLDLLQGLLDGTEAVDGLAVDTEMRWAFVGRLAATGRADEKVIAAELERDRTSAGELHAASARAARPTAEAKAEAWASVIDSDNLPNSTQEALIGGFVQTDQRELLAPYTEKYFAAVKGIWESRSHEMAQQIAVGLYPAVQVSRATLDATDAWLASADPTPALRRLVLESRSGIERALKAQAADAAAA; this is translated from the coding sequence GTGCCTGGCACGAATCTGACCCGCGAAGAGGCCCAGCAGCGGGCGAGCCTGCTCACTGTTGACGCGTACGAGATCGAGCTCGACCTGAGCGGCGCCCAGGAGGGCGGCACGTACAGGTCCGTGACGACCGTGCGCTTCGAGTCCGCGAAGGCCGGGGCCGAGACCTTCATCGACCTGGTGGCGCCGGCGGTGCACCAGGTCGTGCTCAACGGGAAGTCGCTCGACGTCGCCGCCGTCTTCCGGGACTCGCGCATCGCCCTCAAGCACCTCGAAGCCGGCCGGAACGAGCTGAAGGTGGTGGCCGACTGCGCGTACACGAACACGGGTGAGGGCCTGCACCGCTTCGTCGACCCGGTCGACCAGCAGGCGTACCTCTACACCCAGTTCGAGGTGCCGGACGCCCGGCGTGTCTTCGCGTCGTTCGAGCAGCCGGACCTGAAGGCGACGTTCCAGTTCACCGTGAAGGCGCCGTCCGGCTGGACGGTGATCTCGAACTCTCCGACGCCCGAGGCGCCGCAGGACGACGTGTGGGTCTTCGAGCCGACGCCGCGCATCTCGACGTACATCACCGCGCTGATCGTCGGTCCGTACCACTCCGTCCACAGCTCGTACGAGAACGCGAACGGCCAGAGCGTGCCGCTGGGCATCTACTGCCGTCCGTCGCTCGCCGAGTTCCTGGACGCGGACGACATCTTCGACGTCACGCGGCAGGGCTTCGACTGGTTCCAGGAGAAGTTCGACTACGCGTACCCCTTCGCGAAGTACGACCAGCTCTTCGTGCCGGAGTTCAACGCGGGCGCGATGGAGAACGCGGGCGCGGTGACCATCCGCGACCAGTACATCTTCCGCTCGCGGACGACGGACGCGGCGTACGAGCGGCGCGCCGAGACCATCCTGCACGAGCTGGCGCACATGTGGTTCGGCGACCTGGTCACCATGGAGTGGTGGAACGACCTGTGGCTGAACGAGTCGTTCGCGACGTACACGTCGGTCGCCTGCCAGGCGCACGCGGAGGGCTCGAAGTGGCCGCACGCGTGGACGACGTTCGCGAACTCGGAGAAGACCTGGGCCTACCGCCAGGACCAGCTGCCCTCCACGCACCCGATCATGGCCGAGATCCGTGACCTGGACGACGTGCTGGTCAACTTCGACGGCATCACGTACGCGAAGGGCGCCTCCGTCCTGAAGCAGCTCGTCGCGTACGTCGGCCAGGACGAGTTCTTCAAGGGCGTGCAGGCGTACTTCAAGGCGCACGCGTTCGGGAACACGCGCCTGCCGGACCTGCTCGGCGCGCTGGAGAAGACGTCCGGCCGCGACCTCAAGACGTGGTCGAAGGCGTGGCTGGAGACGGCCGGCATCAACATTCTCCGCCCGGAGATCGCGACGGACGCGGACGGCAACATCACGTCGTTCGCGGTGCGGCAGGAGGCCCCGGCGCTCCCGGCGGGCGCGAAGGGCACCTCCACCCTGCGTCCGCACCGGATCGCGGTCGGCTGCTACGACCTGGACGGCGCGGGCAAGCTGGTCCGTACGAACCGGATCGAGATGGACGTGGACGCGGCCGAGCTGACCGAGGTCCCCTTCCCGGCGGGCACGCCCCGCCCGGCGGTGATCCTCCTCAACGACGACGACCTGAGTTACGCGAAGGTGCGTCTGGACGCGGACTCGCTGGCCATGGTCACGGCCCACATCGGTGACTTCGCCGAGTCCCTGCCGCGCGCGCTGTGCTGGTCGGCGGCGTGGGACATGACGCGCGACGGCGAGCTCGCCACCCGCGACTACCTGGCGCTGGTGCTCTCGGGCATCGGCAAGGAGTCGGACATCGGCGTCGTCCAGTCCCTGCACCGCCAGGCGAAGCTGGCGGTGGAGCTCTACGCGGCGCCGCAGTGGCGCGAGACGGGTCTGGCGCGGTGGACGGCGGCGACGCTGGAGCACCTGCGCGCGGCCGAGCCGGGCAGCGACCACCAGGTGGCGTGGGCGCGGGCGTTCGCCGCGACGGCCCGTACCGACGAGCAGCTGGACCTGCTCCAGGGTCTGCTGGACGGTACGGAGGCGGTGGACGGCCTGGCCGTCGACACCGAGATGCGCTGGGCGTTCGTCGGGCGTCTCGCGGCCACGGGCCGGGCGGACGAGAAGGTGATCGCGGCGGAGCTGGAGCGCGACCGGACGTCGGCGGGCGAGCTGCACGCCGCGTCGGCGCGGGCGGCGCGGCCGACGGCCGAGGCCAAGGCGGAGGCGTGGGCGTCGGTGATCGATTCCGACAACCTCCCGAACTCCACCCAGGAGGCGCTGATCGGCGGCTTCGTCCAGACCGACCAGCGTGAGCTGCTGGCGCCGTACACGGAGAAGTACTTCGCGGCGGTCAAGGGCATCTGGGAGTCGCGCAGCCACGAGATGGCGCAGCAGATCGCGGTCGGCCTGTACCCGGCGGTCCAGGTCTCCCGGGCCACGCTGGACGCGACGGACGCCTGGCTGGCCTCGGCGGACCCGACCCCGGCTCTGCGCCGCCTGGTCCTGGAGTCCCGCTCGGGCATCGAACGCGCCCTGAAGGCCCAGGCAGCGGACGCGGCGGCAGCGTAA
- a CDS encoding DUF1203 domain-containing protein → MTATTYTARPIGPAALKQLRDIDDAGRACVPYTDQEGGAPLRCCLRPSGAGERIALVSYAPLRRWAAETSAVPGAYDEQGPVFVHAEECGGPAAAGGYPFARSGALRAVRRYSADGRIAGGRLLELPDDPTAGFDAAFADAFADPDVALVHVRAVEYGCFQFEVRRA, encoded by the coding sequence ATGACGGCCACGACGTACACCGCGCGCCCCATCGGGCCCGCCGCGCTCAAGCAGCTCCGGGACATCGACGACGCCGGGCGCGCCTGCGTCCCGTACACCGACCAGGAGGGCGGCGCGCCGCTGCGGTGCTGCCTGCGCCCGAGCGGGGCGGGGGAGCGGATCGCGCTCGTCTCGTACGCGCCGCTGCGCCGCTGGGCGGCCGAGACGTCGGCCGTGCCCGGGGCGTACGACGAACAGGGTCCCGTCTTCGTCCACGCCGAGGAGTGCGGAGGCCCGGCGGCAGCAGGCGGGTACCCGTTCGCCCGCTCCGGCGCCCTGCGCGCGGTCCGCCGCTACAGCGCCGACGGGAGGATCGCCGGCGGCCGGCTGCTGGAACTCCCGGACGACCCGACAGCGGGCTTCGACGCCGCCTTCGCCGACGCCTTCGCCGATCCGGACGTGGCGCTCGTGCACGTCAGGGCCGTGGAGTACGGCTGCTTCCAGTTCGAGGTGCGCCGGGCGTGA
- a CDS encoding aspartate-semialdehyde dehydrogenase, producing the protein MRVGIVGATGQVGTVMRRILAERAFPADELRLFASARSAGSTIEWQGKEITVEDASTADYSGLDIVLFSAGGATSKALAEKVASQGAVVIDNSSAWRRDPEVPLVVSEVNPHAVANRPKGIIANPNCTTMAAMPVLKPLHAEAGLTALVATTYQAVSGSGLAGVAELDGQVKKVVDQAAELTHSGDAVDFPEPGVYKRPIAFNVLPLAGSIVDDGSFETDEEQKLRNESRKILEIPELKVSGTCVRVPVFSGHSLQVNVRFERPLSVERATELLAGAPGVALSEIPTPLQAAGQDVSYVGRIRRDETAENGLALFLSGDNLRKGAALNAVQIAELVAAELKG; encoded by the coding sequence GTGAGGGTCGGAATCGTCGGAGCCACCGGTCAGGTCGGCACAGTCATGCGCAGGATTCTGGCCGAGCGCGCATTCCCGGCCGACGAGCTTCGTCTCTTCGCCTCCGCCCGTTCCGCGGGCTCCACCATCGAGTGGCAGGGCAAGGAGATCACCGTCGAGGACGCGTCCACGGCCGACTACTCCGGTCTGGACATCGTGCTCTTCTCCGCCGGCGGCGCCACCTCCAAGGCGCTGGCCGAGAAGGTCGCCTCGCAGGGCGCCGTCGTGATCGACAACTCCTCCGCCTGGCGCCGCGACCCCGAGGTGCCGCTGGTCGTCTCCGAGGTCAACCCGCACGCGGTGGCCAACCGCCCCAAGGGCATCATCGCCAACCCGAACTGCACCACGATGGCCGCGATGCCGGTCCTCAAGCCGCTGCACGCCGAGGCCGGGCTGACCGCGCTGGTCGCCACCACCTACCAGGCCGTGTCCGGCTCGGGCCTGGCCGGTGTCGCAGAGCTCGACGGCCAGGTCAAGAAGGTCGTGGACCAGGCCGCCGAGCTGACCCACAGCGGTGACGCCGTGGACTTCCCGGAGCCCGGCGTCTACAAGCGCCCCATCGCGTTCAACGTGCTGCCGCTGGCCGGCTCCATCGTCGACGACGGGTCCTTCGAGACCGACGAGGAGCAGAAGCTCCGCAACGAGTCCCGCAAGATCCTGGAGATCCCGGAGCTCAAGGTCTCCGGCACCTGCGTGCGCGTCCCCGTCTTCTCCGGCCACTCGCTCCAGGTCAACGTGCGCTTCGAGCGTCCGCTGAGCGTGGAGCGCGCGACCGAGCTGCTCGCCGGGGCCCCCGGTGTCGCCCTGTCCGAGATCCCGACGCCCCTCCAGGCCGCCGGCCAGGACGTGTCGTACGTCGGCCGCATCCGGCGTGACGAGACCGCCGAGAACGGCCTGGCGCTGTTCCTCTCCGGCGACAACCTCCGCAAGGGCGCGGCGCTGAACGCCGTGCAGATCGCGGAGCTGGTGGCGGCCGAGCTCAAGGGCTGA
- a CDS encoding TerD family protein — protein MTHLTKGANTLVPSDLLRVAVCRQNVAGAPAVDASALLLDANGKVRGDADLVFYNQPQHPSGTVRHLGTNEGNGQLAEWLEIDLPRVEPAVQRVLIAGSCDGGVFGSVPGLYVQVLTGAGAPVTLYAVDDATTETAFVVGEFYRRDGGWKFRAVGQGYASGLAGLATDFGIAVDGAETPQPHIQPQPQPHTQAAVPAPAAAPASAPVVQDAVPAAPVRDRVPHSFGPQFSPFVRRGHGNDVVTVDGPVPPGPVIVEAWHEGDGYFCVETLDHRNKDDELLFNTTLTTFRGRALVQNRADRPLRLKIDADNDWTLMVQPLSVARDMTEGIRGFGPDVLVYNGPVADLDVEFAGDEDEGGYFGVCGSGSADRFKDRSDLLVNETGPLRQTVPLTTGPMVITVEADGPWSLTPRPLPVFDAAVARATGVHQGRGGTTLTLVNPNPGRPAVLEYAIRSDGALFGHTVTMLDEYDDEDRFLSGTDNGEQGRTLLFRKGEPEVRLRVDNAVDWSLRLLPADQAPALTGPVQGVGSAVFRYDGPPALLGLRRTTSDDDPLSTRTVQAHGKTVISADTRGRRRPVVGPLWVTQAGHCYVLVTASGETGWQLDPMTATTAPALDRAAGGQVSGQGYAVVHHTGPETGMMITHEPKGALDLPVVWALDERLEPVRRIATAPGLHTLPGGFLQIRTGGAWSLEIR, from the coding sequence ATGACGCACCTCACCAAGGGGGCCAACACCCTTGTGCCCAGCGACCTTCTCCGCGTGGCCGTGTGCCGCCAGAACGTCGCCGGAGCCCCGGCCGTGGACGCATCGGCCCTCCTGCTGGACGCGAACGGCAAGGTACGGGGGGACGCCGACCTGGTGTTCTACAACCAGCCGCAGCATCCGTCCGGCACCGTGCGGCACCTGGGCACCAACGAGGGCAACGGGCAGCTCGCCGAATGGCTGGAGATCGACCTGCCGCGCGTCGAGCCCGCCGTGCAACGGGTGCTGATAGCCGGTTCCTGCGACGGCGGTGTCTTCGGCTCCGTACCCGGCCTGTACGTCCAGGTCCTGACCGGCGCCGGAGCGCCGGTCACCCTGTACGCGGTGGACGACGCGACGACCGAGACCGCCTTCGTCGTCGGCGAGTTCTACCGGCGCGACGGCGGCTGGAAGTTCCGCGCGGTCGGGCAGGGTTACGCGTCGGGGCTGGCCGGGCTCGCGACCGACTTCGGCATCGCGGTGGACGGGGCCGAGACGCCCCAGCCCCACATCCAGCCCCAGCCCCAGCCCCACACCCAGGCCGCCGTTCCGGCACCGGCAGCGGCACCCGCGTCCGCGCCCGTCGTCCAGGACGCGGTGCCCGCGGCGCCCGTGCGGGATCGCGTGCCCCACTCCTTCGGCCCCCAGTTCTCCCCCTTCGTACGCCGGGGCCACGGCAACGACGTCGTCACCGTCGACGGCCCCGTCCCGCCCGGCCCGGTGATCGTCGAGGCGTGGCACGAGGGGGACGGCTACTTCTGCGTCGAGACGCTCGACCACCGCAACAAGGACGACGAGCTGCTCTTCAACACCACCCTCACCACCTTCCGCGGCCGGGCGCTCGTCCAGAACCGGGCCGACCGCCCGCTCCGGCTGAAGATCGACGCGGACAACGACTGGACCCTGATGGTTCAGCCGCTGTCGGTCGCACGCGACATGACCGAGGGAATCCGCGGTTTCGGCCCCGATGTCCTCGTCTACAACGGCCCGGTGGCCGACCTCGACGTGGAGTTCGCGGGCGACGAGGACGAGGGCGGCTACTTCGGCGTGTGCGGGAGCGGGAGCGCCGACCGGTTCAAGGACCGCAGCGACCTCCTCGTCAACGAGACAGGCCCGCTGCGGCAGACCGTACCCCTCACGACCGGCCCCATGGTGATCACCGTCGAGGCGGACGGCCCCTGGTCGCTCACCCCACGCCCGCTGCCCGTCTTCGACGCGGCCGTAGCCCGGGCCACCGGCGTCCACCAGGGCCGCGGCGGGACGACGCTCACCCTCGTGAACCCGAACCCGGGCCGGCCGGCCGTTCTGGAGTACGCGATCCGCAGCGACGGCGCGCTGTTCGGTCACACCGTCACGATGCTCGACGAGTACGACGACGAGGACCGCTTCCTGAGCGGCACCGACAACGGTGAGCAGGGCCGCACCCTCCTCTTCCGCAAGGGCGAGCCAGAGGTGCGGCTGCGCGTCGACAACGCCGTCGACTGGTCCCTGCGGCTGCTGCCCGCCGACCAGGCCCCGGCGCTCACCGGTCCGGTGCAGGGCGTCGGCAGCGCGGTCTTCCGCTACGACGGGCCGCCCGCACTGCTGGGCCTGCGCCGCACCACCTCCGACGACGACCCGCTCTCGACCCGTACCGTCCAGGCCCACGGCAAGACGGTGATCTCCGCCGACACCCGGGGCAGGCGCCGCCCGGTCGTCGGTCCACTGTGGGTGACGCAGGCGGGCCACTGCTACGTCCTGGTCACCGCTTCCGGGGAGACCGGCTGGCAGCTCGACCCGATGACGGCCACGACCGCCCCGGCCCTCGACAGGGCCGCCGGGGGCCAGGTCTCCGGGCAGGGATACGCCGTCGTACACCACACCGGACCCGAAACCGGGATGATGATCACCCACGAGCCCAAGGGCGCCCTGGACCTGCCCGTCGTCTGGGCGCTCGACGAGCGGCTGGAGCCGGTACGGCGGATCGCCACCGCTCCCGGTCTGCACACCCTGCCGGGCGGATTCCTCCAGATCAGGACCGGTGGAGCGTGGAGCCTGGAGATCCGGTGA